From Spirosoma aerolatum, one genomic window encodes:
- the ccsA gene encoding cytochrome c biogenesis protein CcsA, whose translation MLKHWWKALTILILAYVFIAGLMSPVPKLPILHEAIRNTFFHPPLWIAMMILLFASAIMAIRYLRKGKLDDDLISVELANTALLFGVLGCITGSVWAYFAWGDLWPNDPKTNGVAVGMLLYLAYFVLRGPVDDEMRRARISAVYNIFAFAVFIPLILILPRLTDSLHPGNGGNPGFNQYDADNSIKRIIRPAFVGFTLLGFWITQLRVRLRRLETLLDEQDDLNKASTKQSSDVQNTPNL comes from the coding sequence ATGCTTAAGCATTGGTGGAAAGCCTTAACCATTCTGATTCTGGCCTATGTCTTCATCGCGGGGTTGATGAGCCCGGTGCCCAAATTGCCCATTTTACACGAAGCCATCCGCAATACATTCTTCCATCCCCCTCTTTGGATCGCCATGATGATCTTGCTGTTCGCATCGGCCATCATGGCGATCCGCTATCTAAGAAAAGGAAAGCTGGATGACGATCTTATTTCGGTTGAGCTGGCCAACACGGCTCTCTTATTTGGGGTGTTAGGCTGTATTACTGGCTCCGTGTGGGCCTATTTCGCTTGGGGCGATTTGTGGCCTAACGATCCTAAAACCAATGGAGTAGCCGTGGGCATGCTGTTGTACCTGGCCTATTTTGTGTTACGGGGGCCAGTGGATGATGAGATGCGTCGGGCCAGGATATCAGCCGTTTATAACATTTTTGCCTTTGCTGTTTTCATTCCGCTCATTCTCATCTTACCCCGATTGACAGATTCATTGCATCCTGGTAACGGAGGGAATCCAGGGTTTAACCAATACGATGCCGATAATTCCATCAAGCGCATCATCAGACCCGCTTTTGTGGGCTTCACTTTACTGGGTTTTTGGATTACTCAGCTTCGGGTCAGATTACGCCGGTTGGAAACGCTGCTCGATGAGCAAGACGACCTGAACAAGGCCTCCACAAAGCAGTCATCCGATGTACAAAATACGCCAAACTTATAA
- a CDS encoding transposase, giving the protein MLIGCLENITSDRKLVEHCSLRLDMLYFLGYNLDEPLPWHSTLSRTRQLYPEALFELLFDKVFTLCVANNMTVRRCGGRSAGCH; this is encoded by the coding sequence ATGCTGATCGGTTGCCTGGAGAATATTACCTCTGACAGAAAGTTAGTCGAGCATTGCTCTCTGCGGTTGGATATGCTGTATTTCCTGGGCTATAACCTGGATGAGCCATTACCCTGGCACTCCACATTGAGCCGTACCCGCCAACTCTACCCGGAAGCACTCTTTGAGTTACTATTTGACAAAGTATTCACTCTATGCGTGGCCAACAATATGACGGTCCGCCGCTGCGGTGGCAGGTCGGCGGGTTGCCATTGA
- a CDS encoding transposase, with the protein MERLLEKQPNLPGPRLVQSVENQHESVTSIATLSPRQAASVISAADQPVKTVKKAPAKLEERTKNSRGWQRKGQVTQQPQRRTVKPITVLPIPMPVFPSSRSGGPSGKARKLNYHCSLAVDTAEGVISHVQADFADGRDSQNLPDITLKLQQRLAHNELRLEEILADTGYSNSANYALLEGWNITGWIPVFGHYKSQIEGFSYHPQADHFTCSVGKHLVFKTFDKNEDGGWLKVYRAAYQDCQQCPLKSSCVPKRWSATAAMPPNYSDGL; encoded by the coding sequence ATGGAACGACTGCTCGAAAAACAACCCAATTTACCTGGTCCTAGGCTGGTTCAGTCGGTTGAAAATCAGCATGAGTCAGTAACTTCTATAGCCACACTCAGCCCCCGTCAAGCTGCATCTGTAATTAGTGCTGCCGATCAACCAGTTAAGACAGTTAAAAAAGCGCCAGCAAAACTTGAAGAGCGCACCAAAAACTCTAGGGGCTGGCAACGAAAAGGCCAAGTTACTCAGCAACCGCAACGGCGGACCGTAAAACCCATTACAGTCCTGCCGATCCCGATGCCCGTATTTCCATCAAGCCGCAGCGGCGGACCGTCGGGCAAAGCTCGTAAACTCAATTACCATTGTAGCTTGGCGGTTGATACCGCCGAAGGCGTCATCAGTCATGTGCAGGCCGATTTTGCCGATGGTCGAGATAGCCAGAACCTACCTGACATTACCTTGAAGCTTCAACAACGGTTGGCTCATAATGAGCTACGCCTTGAAGAAATACTGGCTGATACTGGCTACTCCAATAGTGCTAATTATGCTTTACTGGAAGGGTGGAACATCACCGGATGGATACCTGTCTTCGGTCACTATAAATCCCAAATCGAAGGCTTTTCCTATCATCCTCAAGCAGATCACTTTACCTGCTCGGTGGGCAAGCATTTAGTGTTTAAGACGTTTGACAAGAACGAGGATGGGGGCTGGCTGAAGGTGTATCGAGCAGCTTATCAAGACTGTCAACAGTGCCCCCTCAAATCCAGCTGCGTTCCCAAGAGGTGGTCCGCCACCGCGGCAATGCCGCCAAATTATTCGGACGGCCTATGA
- a CDS encoding IS110 family transposase, whose amino-acid sequence MDFLHYIGIDIAKATLDWAVYNRQGSLLHLHTPNTVAGIKLALRQLKSVPGWDITQVVFCMEHTGIYNAHLLEFLHKLRLPIWLESSLQIKQAGGMQRGKNDTVDAYRIAEYAYRFRDQIRLWQPPRPVIQQLAFLSAARQRLIQAYNLLAGPLAEQDSFINPLLQKQLQRSSRKSLIALKDEQKAIEQQINKLIQNDGRLKELFEWIVSVPGIGSTTATEIIVVTNEMTTITDPKQMACHAGVAPFEYRSGTSIRGKTRVSHQARKRLKA is encoded by the coding sequence ATGGACTTTCTCCACTACATCGGTATCGACATTGCCAAGGCTACATTAGATTGGGCCGTTTACAACCGACAAGGTTCCTTACTCCATTTGCACACGCCAAACACGGTGGCTGGTATCAAACTAGCCCTTCGCCAACTGAAATCAGTACCGGGTTGGGATATAACTCAAGTCGTATTTTGCATGGAGCACACGGGAATATATAATGCGCATCTGTTGGAATTTCTTCATAAACTACGACTGCCGATTTGGCTGGAAAGTAGTCTGCAAATCAAGCAAGCGGGTGGTATGCAGCGGGGTAAAAATGACACTGTTGATGCTTACCGCATTGCCGAATATGCTTATCGTTTTCGTGATCAAATTCGCCTGTGGCAGCCTCCTCGCCCTGTTATTCAGCAGTTAGCGTTTCTAAGTGCTGCTCGCCAGCGTCTTATTCAAGCATATAATCTGTTGGCTGGTCCCCTAGCTGAACAAGATTCATTTATCAATCCCCTTTTACAAAAGCAACTCCAGCGCAGCTCCCGTAAGTCATTAATCGCCCTCAAGGACGAACAGAAGGCCATCGAACAGCAGATCAACAAACTTATTCAAAACGATGGCCGACTTAAAGAACTCTTTGAGTGGATTGTTTCTGTACCTGGTATTGGCTCGACAACCGCTACAGAAATCATTGTTGTGACGAACGAGATGACTACGATTACTGATCCTAAACAAATGGCTTGTCACGCAGGAGTAGCCCCCTTCGAGTACCGCTCAGGAACAAGTATCCGGGGCAAGACTAGAGTTAGTCATCAAGCCAGGAAACGCTTGAAAGCGTAG